ATCAGAAAAGAAACAAGTTTCATCTTAGAACTTAGCCAAACTTAACTTGAATCCACTGTAAGAACAATATACAATTGTTATACAGAGTTTGGGAAGATCATATAAGTGTCAAAATGGTGAATAATACCAATAATGTGTGGGTTGATGAATATGACCTATCCTTTATGATATTATCATTACAAAGGGTGTAGTCGtggattttccgcaactacaaCTCTACTGCCCTTGATTGCATTGTTGGGTACCAGCGTTGGTGGTTACCCTGTTATCAATCTCTTCACAGATTGGGAGTAAAATGTGAGTTTTCTCATCGTTCATGATACTGATAACAACAATGATTTTTTATCGCATTGGAACAAGAGCCCGCCCCGTTCAGTCTGATGGTGCTCGCAGATTTGATGTAGTTATCGTTGCCAAAGTCTTTTCCACCACACAAAATACAAGGCAAACCAACTGACATATTAATACCCACCAGCTCTATTTGTCATTTTAAAACTCTTATAATTTCAAACAAGTTTTCCAAGAAGTCCCTTCCAACTGGAGCTAAGCCAAATGATAGGCCATTCATTTCCAGCAATATATTTGGCCAGAATGAAATAGTCCAGCCTTTCATTGAAGGAGATTGGATAACTTCTCCAAGGCCAACAGCTTTACAGTTAAATGGAGTCACATGCTCAAATAAGCTTCCTGTATAGTTTTTTATTCACATGCTGCTAGTTATTTTGGTTCAACAgtgtttttgttgattttggCTCACCTTCAAAAGTAGAAAAAACATGAAGGTCCCGAAAGTCTAATCTTTAACGCATGGTGGTTGGGTTACACGACAGATCACGCAATTGACCACATATACatgtagaggtgtaaaacgtgccagcCCGGCATAACCCAGCCCACAAAGTCACGTGCTTGGCGTGCTACGTGCTGTGCTGGGCTGTGTTTTATTAGTTAAAAGCTCGGCACAACACAGCCCACGGGAACATCCCATTTATttacgtgttgtgccgtgctgtgcTGTGTCGGCACACGTGCTATACGTAATATACCAAAAAGATTATATATATTAAGATAAAAAACATAGCAACCCACAAGTCTGATTGGTGAACCACCAGTCCAGCTTACAAGTTAAAAAGGAAATGGGGTATACCCCATTAACTAAAcaggaagaaaaaacaaaaaaaaaacggagCAAATATTCAGCAGAGAACAAGCTCTATACATCCAAAATATGTCATTTCACCAGACTGAACAAAACCTTATAGTTGTGGGGTAAGAGAAAACATCTGATAAATGTACATTCAAAATATAGCTTTACAAACTAACTGCATCCAAAATATAGCTTTACATAACTGCACATTCCAAGCATAGCTAATCAGCAGCACAAAAAGTATTTGTAAGCTTTCATGGATCTGCGAGATCAATCTGTGGGACTTGATTTAATAGCTTTCTTCACCAAGTACACCTGAAAATGTCAAAAATAAATGGTGTTAAACCAAGCACATGCAGATCAATAACCTAACCAGGTAATatgttaggaaaataataaaaaatatatatataagtttAGATCAGTAACCTAAACAGGAACATAATAATAGGAATTGATTAATCTGCATTGAAGGCTTCATCTTGTTTGAAGAACACCATATCTGGAAGGCCAAACATAAACATACAGGTTAAATGAAGCATTTGGTAAATATGAATTGCAAATAAAAACCAGAAATTAACAAGTAGGAACCCCAACACAGAtcgattaaaacaaaaaaaaaaatgcaaaccAAACATTTTAACAAACACTTCATGTTCGTATTCTAAAAttaaaatcacaaacacttcatcaCCAAAAAATGCATGAAACCTATTGAAAAATCACAGATCTAAACAATACAAAGTCCGATTGAGTAAATTACCAAACCAGAACTCAAAAGACTAACTTAAGAAAATACAAATCACAGATCTAAACAATACAAAGTCCCATCGAAACCAAATCTTGTCAAGAAAATATAAACAGATTAATTGACGgaatgaaaatagagaaaaagagTGCTATCAGAATGAGATAGTAAAGATAAAGACATTAGGGGTTTTGTTAGAAGATTTACCAGCGGCTGCGGCGAGAAAGAGAAATGAGAACTCAAAATTTTCTTCCCAAGGGTTTGCGAGAAAGAGAAATGAGaactcaaaattttcttttcactTATAATACTAGTCAAATATAGGTCGTGTCTAGGTAACGACATGATAACGGGAGTATTGAAACTAGCTACGTGTTAGTACTTCTAGCTATGCACGTGGTTTGGTTATAGACTTATAGGTAATGGACCGTTAAATAATAAGGGGTTTGACTAGTAGGCCGTGCTTCACGTGCTTTTCGCGTGCTTTACACGTGCTGTGCTTTTACCCGTGTCGTGCTGTGCTGTGCTGTGTTTTTAACCGTGCTGTGCTGTGCTTTTAACCGTGTTGTGCTGTGCCGCGTGCTTACACGTGCCGCGTGCTGATGTGCCTATTTTCCGGGCACAACACGTTGTGTTGTGCCCGTGCTGTGCCGTGCTGTGCCCAAATATAAACGTGTTGTGCTGTGCCGTAAACGTGCTagcccggcccaatttacacccctatatACATGGGAATAAATGTACGGACCACATTTGTGCATGGATTGCtttcacaaataaaaaaaataataaaaatgagaaTGATCTTGAACAGATAAGTTTAAATGATAACATACGCACGGACACGGACCACATTCGAGTATGGATTACGTTTTTAATGGAATACCCAGCTAGCTGAAGGAATAACTTGATAGTTTTAAAGCTTGTTACAATGAGATCTCACTACTACGACGATTACGGCTACCATTTCATGATTCTCCTCCTTGTTTTTGCTGCAAGTTTGGTGGTGCTGTGGTGGAGAAGACAAAGAGCTGGGATACAGAGATTACCACCAGGTCCAAGAAGGCTTCCCTTAATTGGAAACTTGCATCAGCTTGGTAATGACTTACCACATATATCACGTAGagattgacgtttagtcccaaagttactgGGCTTGGGACGCTTTAGTCCTCTCATCTCAGGCCtagtactctctagtccaaaaaagccccgtctcaaacaatttaacccaaatatggacgagttagtccaaaattGTGACCGATCCCGATTTTCCTGTATTTCCAATATCCCGTAACTACCCTTGAGACGATTCCATACATAAAACGAGGATTTGAAATCGAAAATTTCAGATCTCAAAGATGAGTTCAAAACAAGGAGCCGAACAGAGAAGAAATTCGTAGgcgatttaacagtttcagagagaaatttggTTGCGATTCAACTTCAGATTACTGGTAAAACATAGTTACGGGATTATTTTTGATCTCAGATTTGAATTCACGTCAGATTTCAGAGATAGATCGATCCGGAATTCAACTTCAGTTTCAgcgatttaacagtttcagaCAGATTCATAAAGGTTAGGTTGGATTTCATCGTTTCTGATATTTAACGGAATTCAAATTCAGGTTAGTTCTGTTTTTGCTTCATcgttgaatctcttttctgatatttagtttttttttttttgattttatcagttgatgatatgaattcaatctgttacatcttattgtttgtatgttattgatttgatttttggtgtattttagcttttgattttcgttaaatgattttgattactgttttttggtgtttggtgttatgatgcatgatatgaaatcgaaCTGATATTAGATGATATGCTTTTGGTTTATTCAATTATGTGTTCTAGTAAGATTCTGAAGCTtatatcttcgattaatcgatggAGTAGTTTTGATTTGAAGTTTACTGTTATCCGATTTTTGCCTTCGATTAAATGTGTACTTTCCTCTACACTCTTCAAGTTTTAGGTTATGCGAATATGAAACTATTATTATATCTTTTGTTATATGTAGGTGTATCAAATATGTCTGATAAGTttgttcatgttgttttgaatcatggtgaacATTCTTTTGCGTTTCGTGTTAATACTTTAATCACCGTTGATGAATTGAAGCATTTTGCCTGTAAGCAGTGGAGGTCTTTGTCCCCTTTGAGTATATGTTTTTCCTATATGGATACTAATCAAGTAGTTTTTATACAAGGTGATATACAACTTCAAGGTTTAGTTGCTCTTGTTATTCAGGTGAAcaatgaagatttctatttgaatgTTGATGTGATTCCGAAGCATACTGGTTGTAGCACTAGTTCAAGGTCTTTGTCTCGTTCTAATTCTGGTTGTAGCAGTAGTTCTGGTGCTagtacttcaaactcttgtgtaAGTGAAAGTCCTAAGATTGTAAGGGTGGTCGTTCATGACGCAGACAAGGCCAAGCCTCTCATTATCGATGAATGGCGTTATGTTTTTGACAATATTGGTAGAGAATTTGTGGGTGGTGTTAAAGCTGTAAGGATTCTTGTTGATCAATACAAGATGTGTACTGGTTACAAGATTCTTATTCTTAAAAACGACAAGACTCATTTTACTGCGAAGTGCGAAGAAGATGGTTAtggttggaggattcactttgggcCTGTGAATGGTAACATTTCTCGGTTTGTGCTGAAAGATTCTAACGTTATTCACAGGTTAGTGGTGTTCACTTGTTTTTTTGATCCATTttattgatttttaggttttaatatgtagacttgttttaggtgtacattgtggtgcacattacttgttGTAGGCTTTTTGGGTGGCACttgtggtgtaaatttcatattcttgcttggtatgtgctttctttttgcATGTGTATTGTTGTTTTTGAGATTTTATTAAGTGTACAATGTGGTGCGCATTACTTattccagatttttttttgtagctGTACTGctggtttgaggttgaagagtcctgtggtgacaaccaagttagttAAGCATTTGATCGCTGATAGTATACAGGGTGATCCCACTTTAAAACCCAAACAGATCATGTCACTCtttaagaagacttatgggttcaatattaagtatcaccatgcccgtaGAGGGAAAGAAGCTGTATTTGAAAATCAATATGGTGACAACGAGAAGTCGTATAGCGATTTAAATTGGTATGTGAAATCCATTGAGCAAACTAATACTGATAGCTTTGTGAAACTTGAAGTTTATGAAGAAACTGGAAGATTTAAGCGGATTTTCATCTGTTTCGGTGCTTGCAAGCATAGCTATAGGTATCTCAGGCCCATGATTTAATTGGACGCTACTTTCCTCATTGGTAGATTCAGGGGTACTTTGATGGCTGCAACATGTGTCAATGGAAATGATGGTTTTTACCCATATGCCTTTGCTATTGTTTTATCTGAAAACAAAgacaattggttttggtttctggatAATCTTCAACAAGTGGTCGATGATCGTCCGAtttttttccttagtgatcgtcACGAAGGACTTCTGCAGGGCATTCCAAGAGCATTTCCTGGTTCATATCAAAGCTATTTCTTTTACCACATCAAGTgcaatctccctattggaaaaggTGATGCGAATTACAATGTCgttattgatttgttttacaaagctgCTTACTCTTACACAACAGCGaactttgaagaagctttgcGGGGCATGCATGCAATTTCTTGTGGACATGTTGCTAATTATCTCAGGACCATTCCAAAGGAGAAACGGGCAAATGCATTTTTCCATGTATGCAGATATGCTGCTCACTCTTCATCTATTGCCGAGTCATTCAATAACTGAATTCTTGAGTTCAAAAAGCTGCCTGCTTTTGCTCTTCTCGATGCGATACGGTGAGTTTTATGTTTCATGTTTCGTTCATTTATTTTTTACTGTCGCACACATGGATTTGCttgatgtgtacatacttgtacacatgttATATCTGTGATTTTGCAActgtgtgtacattgttgtacacatgttttatctgtatttattatatatcatgttttgattttatgttttgtgtttttattatctTAGCTTGAAGGTTATGCAGATGAATTCTAAAAGAAGGGTAGAAGGTCTTGAAAATTTTAACAGTAGGCTCACTCTCGTATACGAGGATTTACTAAACGAGAACATCAATAGTGGTCGTACTTGGACTGTTGTTGAGTATATGGAAAGATTGTATGAAGTCAGGTCTCCCCGCACTCATTCTGTAGATATGTTGGAGAGAGCTTGTACGTGTCACAGGTGGCAAGTAAATGGTTTTCCCTGCGCACATGCTTGTGCTGCCATTCAATCTACAAGGGAAGACATCTATTCATTTGTTGAGACATACTTCACCACTGAATGGTACAACAGGACATTCCAAGATATCATCTTTCCAATCCACAATTATGACAAGCCGCAGCcttatgatcctagtgataggatTATTGTTCCTATTCCTATGCCTCCACCCGGTAGACGAAGAGAACAACGTTTCAAGACGGCTTGGGAGAAGCAAAAGAGGCCTATGATGTGCATAAATTGCTTCACTCTTGGTCACCACAACAGAGCTACATGCCCCATGCCTTGATGCTTTttattatgtttgatttgtttgaaagattctatgttttttggtttttactttgggtaatgtcttttcatttttctattcaTGGATAATTAGTGTCAGGATCTGtataccattatgtacaccttcctgtgcacttcacttttcttacctgtctttttacatgtgtaccattatgtacaccttgctGTATAATGGATGCTactagtttatttttttttagtaatatTCTATCTTTTCAGTTCTAATGCCagtaattagtttttatttttactgTTTAATGATTGATACTAGGttattattttttctattttatgtttctgttagtacatgtgtaccattatgtacaccttcctgtacCATTGCCTGTCAGATTTTCTACTCTATCAGAAACTGTGCAAAATCATGTACACCTTAATATTTCCTAACCTGTAATACATACTTTAGTACTGACACAAGTCTATTTTCAGAACAtcaatattgaaactaataaaaaacATTAATTCAAGGTCTTTATAATAGTGACAAGTCTTAAACAGAAAGTTGAAAACTGAAATTTGTCTGAAGATTAAAAATGTttagaagaaattcagaaagtgatcttgaatgaagattaaaaactcttcttcctcttcaatggttGATTTCATGTAGTCTTGCGCCACTGATTATGCTCCTCGTCCTTCGCTATATCCCACACCTTTTCATACCATCCGACTTTTGTCAACAT
The nucleotide sequence above comes from Papaver somniferum cultivar HN1 chromosome 8, ASM357369v1, whole genome shotgun sequence. Encoded proteins:
- the LOC113306322 gene encoding uncharacterized protein LOC113306322, whose product is MDLLDVLKVMQMNSKRRVEGLENFNSRLTLVYEDLLNENINSGRTWTVVEYMERLYEVRSPRTHSVDMLERACTCHRWQVNGFPCAHACAAIQSTREDIYSFVETYFTTEWYNRTFQDIIFPIHNYDKPQPYDPSDRIIVPIPMPPPGRRREQRFKTAWEKQKRPMMCINCFTLGHHNRATCPMP